A genomic stretch from Pseudomonadota bacterium includes:
- a CDS encoding FAD-dependent oxidoreductase: MNKRHVVIIGSGISGLSACWHLKNYARVTLLEKESYLGGHTHTHTLNIDEKPIQLDSGFIVFNNRTYPGLRDWFASLKIESYPADMSFSVSLGDGEFEWAGSNLRTIFAQSKRMFDVKFLNMLRDIMRFNRNAPRDIERNSSAISAGITLGEYLDQNRYNSYFQNRYLLPMAGAIWSCPTSEIRKFPLKFFVLFCENHGLLSTLNRPQWFSVKGGSHTYVDAMSSMAKDHPITFIKESRALSITKTPFGLEIVTQERDQTQQRICCDDVVLASHADESAQILKSIPNAIAPELSRIKFQNNTAVIHEDESLMPVTRAAWSSWNYLSNASIDEHPRIAVTYFMNKLQYLPTKKNLFVTLNPTKQINPLQIFKSIEYAHPVMDQDREIAAKNIQNLQGENNIWVAGAWMGNGFHESGFQSGRWAAQKIMGKL; this comes from the coding sequence ATGAATAAACGTCATGTTGTCATTATCGGATCGGGCATTTCTGGTCTATCTGCTTGCTGGCATTTAAAAAACTACGCGAGGGTAACTCTGCTCGAAAAAGAAAGTTACCTAGGCGGACACACACATACGCACACACTGAATATCGACGAAAAACCAATACAGCTAGATTCTGGTTTCATTGTATTCAATAATCGAACCTATCCAGGCCTTCGTGACTGGTTTGCGAGCCTAAAGATAGAAAGCTATCCAGCTGACATGTCATTTTCTGTATCACTGGGAGATGGAGAGTTTGAGTGGGCAGGGTCTAACTTGAGAACAATCTTTGCGCAGAGCAAGCGAATGTTTGACGTTAAATTCTTAAACATGCTCCGAGATATTATGCGTTTCAATCGAAATGCGCCTAGAGATATTGAGAGGAATAGCTCAGCGATTAGTGCTGGAATCACTCTTGGGGAATATCTCGATCAAAATAGGTATAACTCATATTTTCAAAACCGTTACTTACTTCCGATGGCTGGCGCCATTTGGTCATGTCCTACTTCAGAGATACGCAAGTTTCCACTTAAGTTTTTCGTCTTATTTTGCGAAAATCATGGCCTCCTATCCACTCTAAACCGTCCTCAGTGGTTTAGCGTTAAAGGGGGAAGCCATACTTACGTTGACGCAATGAGCTCGATGGCGAAAGACCACCCAATAACCTTCATAAAAGAAAGTCGCGCGCTATCAATTACAAAAACGCCTTTTGGACTCGAGATCGTGACCCAAGAGCGCGATCAAACGCAACAACGCATTTGTTGCGACGACGTGGTCCTAGCTTCCCACGCTGATGAATCCGCTCAAATCCTAAAAAGCATACCTAACGCCATAGCGCCAGAGCTGTCGCGCATAAAATTCCAAAACAACACTGCCGTCATTCACGAAGATGAGTCGCTGATGCCCGTAACAAGGGCGGCATGGTCATCTTGGAACTATTTATCGAATGCCTCAATCGATGAACATCCTCGTATTGCCGTTACTTATTTCATGAATAAACTCCAGTATTTGCCAACTAAAAAAAATTTATTCGTCACATTAAATCCAACCAAACAAATAAATCCTCTTCAGATTTTCAAATCTATTGAATACGCTCACCCTGTTATGGATCAAGACCGAGAAATTGCCGCAAAAAATATTCAAAATCTTCAAGGAGAAAATAATATTTGGGTCGCCGGGGCCTGGATGGGAAATGGCTTTCACGAAAGTGGCTTTCAGTCGGGAAGATGGGCAGCTCAAAAAATTATGGGAAAACTATAA